The stretch of DNA AAGGCAATGGCGGGAAACCATGCGGCATGGCTGCGTTGCAAGGCAGAAAGCAACAACCACATGCCATTAACAACTGTCAGAGGAATAAGCATTAACGTCAGCAGCGAAGCAATCGGATACACTGCCGGCGAAAAACGATTGGCATACAGGGCAACAATTGTTGTGGCAAAAAGTATAATTGTTGCAAACCACCACAGGCGGCGCAACCATATCAAAAAATTGCTTTTTTTTGACGGGGGAATTTGAACAGACAGAATTTGTGTGAGCGTTTGCATGAATTGTTTTACGCAATTTAGCAATGTAAGGTTTGATATTAAAATATAACTTTGCCATTATTGAAATGCTACAAAAAACATCCGATAAACTTTTGAAGCGCCTATCTGCCTTTTTTATACTGATTGGAGTAATTGTAAGGTTCAGGCAGTATTTTCACAATAAAAGTTTGTGGTTAGATGAAGCCATGCTTGCATTGAACATTATCAACCGCAACTATGAGCAGTTGCTGCAAACGCTGGATTATCAGCAAATGGCGCCGCCTGCATTTCTTTGGGTGAGCAAGCTGGCGGGCAGTTGGCAAGGATATACGGAATGGGGCTTGCGTTTGTGGCCGTTTTTGGCAAGCCTGTTGGCCTTGCTGCTGCTTTGGCAACTGCTGAAAAGTTTGTCGGCTTCTGCTGCCGAACAGTTGGCTGTAATAGTATTGTTTGCCTGTTCGTTTCGCCTTTCGTACTATGCGGGTGAGTTTAAACAATACAGCAGCGATGTTTTTTGGGTCATGCTATGCTTATTGCTTGGCTTAAAAGCCGACCTGTTGCAAAGTTGGCGGAAGGCAGCAGCCGTATTGCTGGCGGGTGCAGTGGGTTTATGGTTCAGCCATCCGCTGATTTTTGTGCTGGCCGGCATAGGGTTTTATCAGCTTTGGCAGTGGCAGTTGCAACGCAAACCTGCGGACTTGCTGCCGCTTGCCGCTGTCGGAGGGGGATGGTTGATGAGCCTGGGCATACAGTACGTGTTCATTTTGGCAAAAGATACTAATCGGGCTGCCATGCAGGACTACTGGAAAGAGGCCTTTCTGCCTGTGCCCCCTCACGGAAAGGCAGAACTGGAGGCATGGCTAAATATTCCTCAGCAATTATTTTACAGCACGCTGGGTATCAATAGCATCGGCTGGTTGCTGATATTTATCGTACTGGCAGGGGTTATATTGCTGTGGGAACAAAAAAGGTATTGGGTAATGGCATTGCTGCTGCCCCTGCCGCTGATAATTGTTGCTTCCGTATTGAAAATTTATCCTTTCAGCAGTCGCCTGCTGTTATTCCTCACCCCACCCACAGCCCTTTTAACGGGAATGGGCATTGTTGCCATCATCAAGCGATTGAATCATCCTGCCCTTACGCTGTTGTTGGTGTTGCTTGTTTTCATACAACCTGTTGCACTGGCAACCCTGCACATCTTTAAGCCGATAGAAAACGAAGAAATTAAACCGCTTTTGCGCTACTACGAACAAAATGCCCGTGCGGATGATGTGTTATACATCTATTACGGCGGCGGCAATGCGGCCAGATACTATGAGACCATCGGGTTTGCAAAACTGCCGGGCCGCGTAATTTACGGCAATTTTGACCGCAACAACCCATTGCGAGGCATTGCTCAGGATGTTTCCCAACTGCCAATTGCCGAATCGCGCCGTATTTGGGTGCTGTTCAGCCACATACTGAACAA from Rhodoflexus caldus encodes:
- a CDS encoding glycosyltransferase family 39 protein, giving the protein MKRLSAFFILIGVIVRFRQYFHNKSLWLDEAMLALNIINRNYEQLLQTLDYQQMAPPAFLWVSKLAGSWQGYTEWGLRLWPFLASLLALLLLWQLLKSLSASAAEQLAVIVLFACSFRLSYYAGEFKQYSSDVFWVMLCLLLGLKADLLQSWRKAAAVLLAGAVGLWFSHPLIFVLAGIGFYQLWQWQLQRKPADLLPLAAVGGGWLMSLGIQYVFILAKDTNRAAMQDYWKEAFLPVPPHGKAELEAWLNIPQQLFYSTLGINSIGWLLIFIVLAGVILLWEQKRYWVMALLLPLPLIIVASVLKIYPFSSRLLLFLTPPTALLTGMGIVAIIKRLNHPALTLLLVLLVFIQPVALATLHIFKPIENEEIKPLLRYYEQNARADDVLYIYYGGGNAARYYETIGFAKLPGRVIYGNFDRNNPLRGIAQDVSQLPIAESRRIWVLFSHILNKEDLYTRELLGSYKEGKLMQKATGTELYLFE